GAGATGGATTTGCTGGGACCTTTCTGGACAGACACGTGGCTGTGTTCACCCTCCAGCTCGGGCTGGGCTCTAATGTCAGGGTTTCTCTTGGGTTTAGAGCGCTGTCAATCGAGTCACCAGCCTGCCCTTGCTCAATTCTGCCTTCAACCTGGTCTCCTCTGCCTACAACAACACCAAGGAGTCCCACCCCTGCCTCAGTGGTGTCTGCAGCGTGGCTGAGACcgtggctgctgtggctgtgggcagCGTGGTCGGAGGGGCACAGCCCATCCTGAGCCAGCTCGAGCCACAGAGtaagtgcagggctggggggacccttgggacagcaggggaggggaggttCATGTGCCTGTAGGGTGATCCCACCTCCCACAGCACCTTCTCCTCTAGCACAGAGCCTCccactcagcagctcctggacaCTGAACTGCCTGGGAATGAAATAGTTTCCAGGAGAAGCAGAGTTTGATTTCTTGATTAACTCCCTGCTTTCTGGCTCTCACTGCAGGTTCTGACcatcccaggcaggagctgtgtcagTCTGGCTTATCCCAACATTTTTCAACCCTTTAAACCCAATGCCCTACCCACCAAAGGCAGGTGCTACAGTGCAATTGGATTAAAGTCTACTATTAGAAAGCTGGAAAGGCAAAATGGAGACTACTGGAACCTGACAAATTTTAGGGTTTGTTCACTTTTAACAAGATGCCCACACACATCCCACCCTAGAAtagggatttatttttatgagtATATGCTGAACTGGCCACTGTAGGGTCAAAAACCCATCCCCAAATGTAAGAATAAACTGGTGTCTGTTTGTCTCCTCCAGTTGCTCTTGTGAATGAATATGCCTGTAAAGGTCTGGATCAGCTGGAGCAGAACttgcccttcctgcagcagccagcagacAAGGTAAGGAAAGGCTTTTCCTGGGGGAAGCCATGGCTTGATGGAACTGTTGTGGGTACAGAAGAATATggggaaataaataaagctcagcagcagggaaagctaGAGAGGTGCCCTCAGCATGCAGGAGTGATCGTGTCCATGTCAGTACAGGTATGCTCACCTCCCTGGCCTTCCCACACACTGCAAGCGCAACCAACCcaagtggaaaagctttttcagggagggaaaacatattttggaacaacaacaaaaaaatctttctctgcctctccctggtGCAGGTAATCTCAGACACCAAGCAGCTGGTGTCCACCAAAGTGACATCTGCCATGGATGCTGCCTGTGAGGCCAAGGAAGCGGTGGCTGATAAAGTCACTGAAGCTGTGGACCTCACTAAAACTGTTGTTGGGGACAGTGTCAAGCTGACCAGGTCTGTGGTCACCTCCActgtcagcagtgctgtggaggCTGCCCAGGGTGCCAAGGAGCTGGTGACCAGCAAGGTGACAGAGGCTGTGGATGTCACCAAGCACATGGTGGAGGACAGCGTTGACAGGACCAAGTCTGCTGTTGCCTCTACGATTGTCAATGCTGTGGAGGCTGCTCAGGGTGCCAAGGAGCTGGTGACCAACAAGGTGACAGAGGCTGTGGACCTCAGTAAGCACCTTGTGGAGGACAGCGTTGACAGGACCAAGTCTGTTGTGACTTCCACCATCACTGCAGCTGtaggggctgcccagggagccaAGGACCTGGTGGCCAACAAGGTGACAGATGCTATGGACAAGGTCACCAAAGCTGTGGATGTCACCAAGCACATGGTGGAGGACAGTGTTGACCTGACCAAGTCTGCAGTTGCTTCCACAATTGTCAGTGCTGTGGAGGCTGCTCAAGGGGCCAAGGAGCTGGTGACAGACAAGGTGACCAAGGCAGTGGACCTCAGTAAACACATTGTAGAAGACAGTGTTGATCTGACCAAGTCTGCAGTTGCCTCTACAATCGTCAATGCTGTGGAGGCTGCCCAGGGTGCCAAGGAGCTGGTGACCAACAAGGTGACAGAGGCCGTGGATGTCACCAAGCACACGGTGGAGGACAGCATTGACAGGACCAAGTCTGCTGTTGCTTCCACCAtcactgcagctgtgggggctgcccagggggccAAGGACCTGGTGGCCAACAAGGTGACCGAAGCAGTGGACCTGACCAAAGGGGCTGTTCAAGACAGCGTTGAGAAGACCAAATCTGTGGTCACCTCTACGGTCAGTACAGCTCTGGATGCTGCCTACGGCACCATCACCAGCAAGATTaacacagccctggagcagggcaaGGAGGCTCTCCAGGAGGGTGTGGAGATGACCAACTCAGTGGTGACCAACAGCATAAGCAAAGCCAAGGCAGTGAGCCAGGCAGTGGCTGGAGGTGTGGAATCTGTCCTGGGAATGTCAGAAGATCTGGTGGATCATTACCTCCCGATGACCGAGGAGGAGCTAGGTAAGAAAATACTTACCTGGCGCTCGTAGATGCAAGTCCTTTCCCATGTGAGTAGAGAGCACCTGACACAGCAAGACTCGGCTTCTGAAGCAGACAGGTAGCTCTGAATTTGTCATCAAGTTGCTGGCTAAGAACACCAAATTGCCATGTGGCATGGGACAGAGATCAAGCACTTGCTGGCTGGTCCTTGTCCATCAGCCTCAAAGTAAAAAAACACATGGGTTCACGCTTCAACCTCTCCATCAAGTCTGCTTACCTGAAGACTGAGCAGGAACTAACCTGCCTTTAACACATGAGCAACTATAAacctcctgctcccacagcaaGCTCCAACCTTCATGTTTTCCAATGGGTGATCCAACCTCTTCCACCCCTCCCAGCTGGCAGCgatcccagctgcagctctgttctTGTTTCCTCCAGGTAAACTGGCCACCACGGTGCAGGGGTTTGGCGTGGCCTCCGTGGAGGAGCAGAAGAGGCAGCAGAGTTACTTTGTGCGCCTGGGCTCGCTGTCGGGCAGGGTTCGGCACCGAGCCTACCAGCACTCCCTGGCCAAGCTGCAGGGCTTCAGGCACCGCACCCAGGACACCCTGTCACGGCTGCAGCTGGCACTAAAACTGGTACCAACACGCTTTGCCCTTCTTCCTCCTGTCTGTAgcctttcctgccctgctgtccAGCTGGAAGCTCTTCCTCCATCCCGCACCAGCTCCGTGTCACCTTGgatccttccctggcagggaagCGCTTGTGCCTCTCTGTGTGTGCTTGCAGTACAACTTTTCCTCTCGTTTTTCCTATCAGATTGAATCTGTGAAACAGGAGGTTGGCCAGAAGCTGCGGGAGGGGCAGGAGAAGCTCCATCAGCTCTGGGTGGACTGGAGCCTGACGCAGCCCAAAGGAAACCAAGTCAGGACTGCGAGCCAGCCAGAGGTATCCCCGGAGGGGCACGGAGCAGCCCCGCGGGCCGGGCCCTCCCGAGCCGTCCCTGAGCTGTTCTCTCCCAGCAGGTGGAGCCGCGCACTCTCGCCATGCTGAGGATCAtcacccagcagctccagcccgcCTACCACAGCCTCAGGCTCAGCATCCACGgcctccccagcagcatccaggAAGCTGTGTCCCGGGCTGCTCGACACATCCACAAGCTCCACAGCTCTTTTTCCAGGGCCGTGTCCTTCCAGGACCTCTCCAGAACCACCCTGGCCCGCAGCCAGGACCGTGTGGCAGAGGCCTGGAGGTCCCTCGATGTCCTCTTTGAGTATGTCACTCACAACACCCCTCTGAACTGGATTGTGGGGCCCTTCAGGGCCATGGCTAAGGTGGCACAGGACAGCAGAAAGCACAAGAAGAGAGAGATGAGGAGCGATAGAAAATTACCCAAGTTGGAAAAGGCTCCACTATCACAGGAGGTGACAAAGACACCTGAAGAGCCAAAGGGAACCAACAGGCTCTCAGAAAAATGGTGTGAAGTGCTAGagaagctggaggagaaggcagggaaggaCACAGAGGTGGCCCTGGCTGCAAAGGAGATAAAAACCAGTGCAGCAGAGGAAGATCTCTAATAAATCCCAGCTCTTCTGGCCAAGGCTACTTGGCTAGAACAGCACTGGATCTTCTAATTGTGTGCCCACTTGTGCCACGAGTGCCTCTGCTCTCTGAATTTAGAGTCCGATGTAGTTGTAAGGAGATTTGATAACCAAGGTGGGGAGATTCTGAATCTTGATTTACTGTTTTTAAATGCAACTGCTGTGCTGAAAGGGGAGATGGGACCTGCACTGCAGCTTTTGAACTCAGCTCAGCTGTAGGTGTGAGTAGCTAAATCTTGCTGAGACAAGTTGTGGGAGAGAAGTGATCTCAACTTGTTTTTAATGctggatttgtttttaatttaccCAAGCTGTCAAACTCTTGAGAAGATGCTATGCTTGACCTTTGATACCGTCTCCCACCTCctccacatttaaaaatacaagttcCAGACACAACTTCCTTTGTGCCTGTTGTGCTTCCGGGGAGGCTTGGCCCTGCAGCAcatctggcacagctgggggcaCGGAGCTGCTTCTCAAGAAGAGATTTCATGGATCAGCCAAACACTTTTTCCTTCATGGAGAAGTACTCGGCAGTGTGGGGTTTTCTTTAATCATCTTTCCTAGTTCTGTGGATGACTTCAAGGATTATCTGTGAGTAATTCAATGTGTGAAACACTTCACAGCCATTAAATGAGGCAGCTTTTCCCAGGAGTTACTCTGCCATAGGATTAGGATATCCTGTTATTAAAATAGGGGGGATTTTAATCCATGTGCTGGTTCTTTTCCAGAAAACGCTACTTTGTAATAATTTCTAATGTAACTTATTTTGGTAACTGTTCCTGGCattgtccctgtgccagggctggtgaGCAGACACTGGAATAAAGTGTGACCTGTGTTCAAAACCATGTGGGTTTGTGTGTACCTAAAGCTGCAGGGTTGTGTTCTCCCTTACCTGAGCTGTGATGAAGCTTTGCCTTTACCAAAtcttctccctgcccagctTGTCTGTTCCCTGCTTttgctggagggaaaaaaacaaagttcCTTTAGCAGGTCCCATGCTTTCTTAACCAGGAAAATAccttaataattttgtttccctGACTTCTGCCTGTACTCCTGAGGCTCAGGTGCATCTGTCCATGCCCTACTCTTCTCCTcgcccccagctccctctgccacTCCTGGGCTTTGCATTGCTCGTCCCTATTCCAACACTTTCCCAGTTGGAAAGGTCggtccctgcctgtccccagcgCTCTGTGTCACCTCCGGGGCCTGGCTGGGGTAGGTGGCGGGTGGCTCACCCGGGACAGGGCCCTCCTGCCGCGGTTCCCGAGCCCGGGCTGTGCCCTCCCGGTCCCCGGCTTTTCCTGCTCCGCCCCGCTCTGCCCCGCCCGTGCTCATCGGCCCGCGCCGCTTCCGCCTGTCCCGGGCACCGGCCGCAGGTAGgctgctcccttcccctcccgGCTGACCCCTTTCCGTCCCCACTCATCCCTCCCCGGCTgaccccttcccttcccggggGAGCGGTCCCGCGGTCGCGGCGCTGGGCTCGCCCCGAGCGCTGTCCCGGCCCGAGCTCCAACTTCCTCCCGCTCGGCCGTGCCGCCCCCGCGCCCGTCGGGGGACACGAGGCAGGGCTGGCCCGGCCCGGGGACCGAGGGCAATTGGGCAATTGCAGGGTTTTCATgagacaggaaaacaaaattgaaattgGAAACTTTCCCCAGTTGAGAGTTATATCGGGGCCTTTGCTGGGGCTGCCTTTAAATAGGGAAAGTTTCTGCAGCAGGCTCAGGCAGCGCCTGGAGCAGTGTCCCACCGGGACCCCACTCCTCCCCTCCAGACCCTCCTGTGGTTTAATTAAAATCCCATCAGAGGCCTGGGGTGAGTGCAGGAGCTCAGGGATTACCTGTGGATGGAGATTTAAAGTCTCCCAATGAAagaaggacgtggagctgctgggacagagcccagaggaggccacggagctgctccaagagccagagcccctctgccctggagccaggctgggagagctgggggtgctcacctggagaagagaaagctctagggagagctcagagccccttccagtgcctaaaggggctccaggtgagctggggagggacttgggacaagggatggaggcacaggacacagggaatggcgtcctactgccagagggcaggttaggtgggatattgggaaggaattctttcctgtgaatCTTCCCTGATAACACAGGTTATCAGCTACAAGGGGTTTCCTCTACACCTGTTTTATTCCTCAACTGTCATCACACGGAGCCTGCAAGACTCCTAGAACCAGCTGCCAGGAGGAGACACTTGGATTTACCTAAATATAGCATTATTTAATCAATTATCTTAAACCAGTTGTAATTAATGTGAAATGAACACAAAGAATGTGCTTTTTGCTTAATCACAGAGTTGGAATAATGCAcagagcactggcacagctgcgAGCACGGAACAGatgcaaaaatatttgggaggtgtgagagagagagcctggcagctccaggagcatcccCCAGTGCCCACATCACCCCTCTGAACGCTGTCCTCTGTTCTCCTCACAGACTCCCAGCACTGAGAGGCCCCTGGGCACCGCAGGTTTGTGTGGCACGAGGAGCGCGACCGGGGCACGCCGAGCCCCGCAGGCAGACAACAACCCTGTGCTGTAAGATGcttttcccatccctgctccagtccGTGGTCTGGGCCAGCAGCTGATGAGATGGCACAGAGcgctgagctgcagcccagcttcGAGGACGTGTTCAACATTCTGTCCCAGGCGCCACCAGAGAAACTGCTGAGCCTCAAACTCAAACTGAAGCACTTGGTACCTGGGCCCTGCAGCAAGTTACTGCAAGCTATGGTCCTGCTTACTCTGAGGCAAGAAACGGATGCAAGAATTTGTCTGGATGCCTTGAGGGATAACCGGGCAGCCCAGTACGTCCACCAGATCAAACTGGGCGCTGCAGGAGTGCAGGAAGACGGGGAGGATTTGCAGcctccccagctggatgcaggtgccatggcactgctggcacaggtGTACACAGTGCTGGCACAGGAAAAGCTGTGCAGTCCTGAGGCCAGGGACAAAGCCTGGCATGCCAGCAAGGACACTCAGCGGGGGACACTCAACAACATCCCACCCAAGGAACAGGACAGacagggctctgcagccagcGGGGGCTCAGGGGACAGGTTTGGGACTCTGAGATCCCATGAGGACGCAGGATTTCCCCACACAGCCAGCTCCCACTACGTGGCGAGGAGTTCACCAGTGGAGATCGGGGACAACTCAGACCTTTCAGGCCCACGGACCCTGCGCTCTGTGGGGAGCTCCTCCCTGTCCAGCTGTTTGGAGATCAGTGCATCACCAACAGTTGCTTTTCACACCCAGCCTTCTGTCCCTGAGTGTGTCCCCTGGCCCAGCCGTGCTGGACACCCCGATGGGGACACACAGAGCCATGGCCCACAGGAATGCAGCTGGGCCAGCACACCCAGCTCTCTCCCTGGGCAGGACACAGCTGCTCAAGGGCCCCAGCCAGAGAAGGTTCTGCAGGTCAGTCCCTGCCACCCCAGCCCTCTCCCCATTCCCGAGACACGGCTGCCCTCGGAGCCTGCCCAAAGCAGTGACGTATCCAGCACAGTGACAGAGCCTCACACACCAAGAGAAAAGCAGGATGAAAAGCAATTATCTGCTGACGTCCCTGattccagggctgcagaggatACTGCTCCTGCCCTCATGTCCATGCAGGACTCCAACATTCCAGCAGGCATTCCCTGTAACTCTGCACCTGCTTCTATTTCAACctgttcccttcctcctcctacTTATTCCTTCTcaactcctcctcctcttcaggAATCTCCCTCCAAACTATCatatccccctcccctgcatTCATCCCCCTCTCCAGCCAGGcctcctgctcccccagccATGGATCCATCAGAGCCAGATGGTGCCAAGTTCTTCACGTTTGTTGTCCTGCATGCCAGCGAAGATGAGATTGTGGCCCGCCAGGTCAAGAACCTGCTGGAGGGCATGGGGGTGTCCAACGGTGCCACGCTCAGTGAGGATTTCTTCATCGCCGGGCGCAGCCACATGATTTGCTTCCAGGAAGCCATGGAAAACTCTGCCTTCATGATCCTCCTGCTGACCAAGAACTTTCCCTGCAACCTGTGCCTGTACCAGACAGACACTGCTCTGATGCAGTCCATCCTGGACCCCTCCAAGCAAGACTCAGTCATCCCATTTCTACCCAAGGCAAACGCCCTGGAGCGCAGCCAGATCCCCAGGATGCTCAGTGTGCTCGTCACCCTGAACGAGagctctcctctcttctccaagAACGTGGACAAGACTTTTAACCCCGAGAAGATCAGGAAGAAGAAAGCCCTATGGGAGCAGATGCAGAGAAGGAAGCTCCAGGCGCGTTCAGAACAGCACCAAGCCCAGCAGAACTTGGCTGCCCTGAGCCTGGGCTCCCCTCCCTGGGTGCCTCCAGCAGCGCCACGGCCGTggccaccagggccaccagcccagcactggTGTCCCCCTGCCCCGATGGACCCCCCTCCTGCTCAGAGTCCTCCCCCTTCCCAAGCACAGCTCCCCCCAGGCCACTACAACTTCACACCAGGCCAGGGAGGGATGCCACCCCTCATCATCCAACACGCCCGCATGGTTCAGATCGGGAACCACAACGTGATGCAGGTGGAAACTGCCCCACCTgaggcagggcacagccaggagcaaAGCAAGCACAACGTCTGACCCGGGGCAGCCAAGGTCAGACAAAATTCAGTTCAAATCCTGGATTAGAGTGATTCTGCTGCGACTGGGACTGTTATTCTATGCATCAAGAGTGCAATTTTCctgaagcacagaagaaaattcttcattttttattggaaaaaaagatCTCTTGGAATTGTTTTTACTTGTGCTGATTTTCAAGTaactgagaaaattattttcctaattgTCTGGAGCTACTTGaagattttataaataaattttaattaatttacttGTGTTCCTCTGGTTCTTTCCTGTAGAATTAGAAAAGGGATAGTCAGGCATATATGGAAAACTATTCTGTATGTtggctggaggggctgggagatggCACCGACCAAATTATTTGAGGGACAATCTCCAAGGAATGCTTTGGGAAGCTgcctttcaggaaaaaagtgaaatgaaagaCTAAAACCAGTGAGTAGAGTGGTGCGGAAGGGTGGAGAAATCCAGGAATGCAGAGTGGGAGGGGTAATTTTACAGGATCTGAGCAAGGCATCTACCAGGGTGGTACCTACTGAGCTTTAACACCAGGAGGGCACCTGGAGCAAAGCCCTCGCTCCTCCTCCCACGCTCAGGGCACAGCCATTTTCCTGATCGTCAGCagaggtcaccccaaagccacCGAGAGACTGGAAATGGGGCTGTTCCCTCCcggagcagagcccagagccagctcagcctgtgccaggagcagggcagagctccagGCTCCTCAGGAGCCACTCCCTGTTAAGGTGGATGCCGCTGTGATCAGTACAGGGAAGTGACCCCAttccaggtgtccctgcagctctgtgtgtgctcgTGGCACTCCTTGGCTTCCCCAGCAGGTTCCAGGAGGATCCAAGGCCATCCCTGCCCGAGCTGGGCCCTGTCAGGCCTCATTCCAGACTGCAGCCTTGGTCCAagagccccccgagccccaAGCCAGCCCCTGGGTGAGACAGATGTTATTAAATCCTTGGAGGAGGCTCTGAGCTGCCCCCAACTCTTGGCTTCCAGCTCTCAAAGATTGGATTTTAACTCTGCAGGACCCAGTGACAATGGATTAACTCATCCACTCTTCCAGAGCCTGCTGGCATCCTCCAAGTGCtcaaattccttttattttcctggtttctCTCCTCCATAGCACCATTAAGAG
This sequence is a window from Vidua macroura isolate BioBank_ID:100142 chromosome 26, ASM2450914v1, whole genome shotgun sequence. Protein-coding genes within it:
- the TICAM1 gene encoding TIR domain-containing adapter molecule 1, which gives rise to MAQSAELQPSFEDVFNILSQAPPEKLLSLKLKLKHLVPGPCSKLLQAMVLLTLRQETDARICLDALRDNRAAQYVHQIKLGAAGVQEDGEDLQPPQLDAGAMALLAQVYTVLAQEKLCSPEARDKAWHASKDTQRGTLNNIPPKEQDRQGSAASGGSGDRFGTLRSHEDAGFPHTASSHYVARSSPVEIGDNSDLSGPRTLRSVGSSSLSSCLEISASPTVAFHTQPSVPECVPWPSRAGHPDGDTQSHGPQECSWASTPSSLPGQDTAAQGPQPEKVLQVSPCHPSPLPIPETRLPSEPAQSSDVSSTVTEPHTPREKQDEKQLSADVPDSRAAEDTAPALMSMQDSNIPAGIPCNSAPASISTCSLPPPTYSFSTPPPLQESPSKLSYPPPLHSSPSPARPPAPPAMDPSEPDGAKFFTFVVLHASEDEIVARQVKNLLEGMGVSNGATLSEDFFIAGRSHMICFQEAMENSAFMILLLTKNFPCNLCLYQTDTALMQSILDPSKQDSVIPFLPKANALERSQIPRMLSVLVTLNESSPLFSKNVDKTFNPEKIRKKKALWEQMQRRKLQARSEQHQAQQNLAALSLGSPPWVPPAAPRPWPPGPPAQHWCPPAPMDPPPAQSPPPSQAQLPPGHYNFTPGQGGMPPLIIQHARMVQIGNHNVMQVETAPPEAGHSQEQSKHNV
- the LOC128819534 gene encoding perilipin-3-like; amino-acid sequence: MASGKTPTLDLLKAEEQQTVSAVNRVTSLPLLNSAFNLVSSAYNNTKESHPCLSGVCSVAETVAAVAVGSVVGGAQPILSQLEPQIALVNEYACKGLDQLEQNLPFLQQPADKVISDTKQLVSTKVTSAMDAACEAKEAVADKVTEAVDLTKTVVGDSVKLTRSVVTSTVSSAVEAAQGAKELVTSKVTEAVDVTKHMVEDSVDRTKSAVASTIVNAVEAAQGAKELVTNKVTEAVDLSKHLVEDSVDRTKSVVTSTITAAVGAAQGAKDLVANKVTDAMDKVTKAVDVTKHMVEDSVDLTKSAVASTIVSAVEAAQGAKELVTDKVTKAVDLSKHIVEDSVDLTKSAVASTIVNAVEAAQGAKELVTNKVTEAVDVTKHTVEDSIDRTKSAVASTITAAVGAAQGAKDLVANKVTEAVDLTKGAVQDSVEKTKSVVTSTVSTAVSQAVAGGVESVLGMSEDLVDHYLPMTEEELGKLATTVQGFGVASVEEQKRQQSYFVRLGSLSGRVRHRAYQHSLAKLQGFRHRTQDTLSRLQLALKLIESVKQEVGQKLREGQEKLHQLWVDWSLTQPKGNQVRTASQPEQVEPRTLAMLRIITQQLQPAYHSLRLSIHGLPSSIQEAVSRAARHIHKLHSSFSRAVSFQDLSRTTLARSQDRVAEAWRSLDVLFEYVTHNTPLNWIVGPFRAMAKVAQDSRKHKKREMRSDRKLPKLEKAPLSQEVTKTPEEPKGTNRLSEKWCEVLEKLEEKAGKDTEVALAAKEIKTSAAEEDL